From Excalfactoria chinensis isolate bCotChi1 chromosome 4, bCotChi1.hap2, whole genome shotgun sequence, one genomic window encodes:
- the PHKA1 gene encoding phosphorylase b kinase regulatory subunit alpha, skeletal muscle isoform isoform X8, whose amino-acid sequence MRGRSNSGVRLDGYGRLVQQTILRHQDAVTGLLPASADHRDAWVRDNVYSILAVWGLGLAYRKNADRDEDKAKAYELEQSVVKLMRGLLQCMMRQVDKVEAFKYSQSTRDCLHAKYNTHTCATVVGDNEWGHLQLDATSLYLLMLAQMTASGLHIIHSLDEVNFIQNLVFYIEAAYKTADFGIWERGDKTNQGITELNASSVGMAKAALEALDELDLFGAKGGPQSVIRVLSDEVQHCQSILHSMLPRASSSKEVDASVLSVISYPAFAVEDSELVEITKQEIITKLQGRYGCCRFLRDGYRTPREDPNRSYYEPAELKLFENIECEWPLFWTYLIIDGIFSGNMEQVQEYREALEGILIKGKNGVRLVPELYSVPPDKVDEEYNNPHTVDRIPMGKLPLMWGQSLYILGCLMAEGFLAPGEIDPLNRRFATVPKPDVVVQVCILAESEGIKAVLRKEGIHVETVADVYPIRVQPARILSHIYARLGRNKQMSLTGRPYRHMGVIGTSKLYNIRKNIFVFTPQFVDQQQFYLAHDNKMIVEMLRTDLSYLCSRWRMTGRPTITFPVSQTMLDDTGSSLHPTVLATLRKLQDGYFGGARIQTGKLSEFLTTSCRTHLSFMDSGPEDTYDEVAQYLDHLLQRTVPHSILPPTAQQGGLKRFRAAVHTTRDLMSLASKAKDLQVQNVGMYIPSKIFQASQQSVKLLSSPQQQDQEVKSPSLYAEMNLPHDEAGNVDCKALVDQLRMCPTLQEQADILYMLHILKGPDWHTGLESEPGPTVKELLTELYVRVGATRQWALIRYISGILKKKVEALDEACTALLSHQKHLTVGLPPEPREKTISAPIPYEELVHLIDEASEKNLSVSILTQEIMVYLAMYIRTQPALFTDMFRIRIGLIIQVMATELAHSLRCSAGEATENLMNLSPYNVKNLLYHILSGKEFGVEKSVRSVDSLVTPAISIYDVEASGATKTERTGIVKLKSELKQQLDKRRQSLPGSKPGDGDLLASLTAGQSVLLDKGSFSSLLRDQGSKDSRQGQWKRRRRLDGALNRVPLGFYQKVWKVLQKCHGLSVEGFVLPSSTTREMTPGEMKFAVHVESVLNRVPQPEYRQLLVETILVLTMLVDVDVHTMGGIIPVEKILHAANDLFYEEQKALGADDQMLEKDPSTGICDLLYDSAPSGRFGTMTYLSKSVALHLYDLLPGDGCAMQ is encoded by the exons ATGCGCGGCCGCAGCAACTCGGGCGTGCGGCTGGACGGCTACGGCCGGCTGGTGCAGCAGACCATCCTCCGGCACCAG GACGCCGTGACCGGGCTGCTGCCCGCCAGCGCCGACCACCGCGATGCCTGGGTCCGGGATAACGTCTACAGCATCCTGGCCGTCTGGGGCCTGGGCCTGGCCTACCGCAAGAACGCCGACCGCGACGAGGACAAGGCGAAGGCCTACGAGCTGGAGCAG aGCGTGGTGAAGCTGATGAGGGGGCTGCTCCAGTGCATGATGAGACAG GTAGACAAGGTGGAGGCCTTCAAGTACAGCCAGAGCACCCGGGATTGCCTGCATGCCAAGTACAACACCCACACCTGTGCCACTGTGGTGGGAGACAACGAGTGGGGGCACCTGCAGTTGGATGCCACCTCCCTCTACCTGCTGATGCTGGCTCAGATGACTGCCTCAG GCCTCCACATAATTCACAGCCTAGATGAGGTCAACTTCATCCAGAACCTTGTCTTCTATATCGAAGCAGCCTATAAGACAGCG GACTTTGGGATATGGGAACGTGGGGACAAGACGAACCAGGGGATCACTGAGTTGAATGCCAGCTCTGTCGGCATGGCTAAG GCTGCCCTGGAGGCCTTAGATGAGCTGGATCTCTTTGGAGCAAAGGGAGGCCCACAGTCTGTGATTCGAGTGCTGTCAGATGaggtgcagcactgccag TCCATCCTGCACTCGATGCTGCCAAGGGCCTCCTCATCCAAGGAGGTGGATGCCAGTGTGCTCTCTGTCATCTCCTACCCAGCCTTTGCTGTGGAAGACAGCGAGCTGGTGGAAATTACCAAGCAAGAGATCATCACAAAGCTGCag GGGCGCTACGGCTGCTGTCGCTTCCTCCGTGACGGATACAGGACCCCCAGAGAG GATCCCAACCGCTCCTACTATGAACCTGCAGAGCTGAAGCTCTTTGAGAACATCGAGTGTGAGTGGCCTTTGTTCTGGACATACCTGATCATTGATGGGATTTTCAGTGGAAACATGGAGCAG gtgcaagagTATCGGGAGGCCCTTGAGGGGATTCTCATCAAGGGGAAGAACGGGGTGCGTCTGGTGCCAGAGCTGTACAGTGTACCGCCAGACAAG GTGGATGAGGAATACAACAACCCCCACACTGTGGACAGGATACCCATGGGCAAGCTGCCACTCATGTGGGGCCAGTCCCTCTACATCCTGGGCTGCCTGATGGCTGAG gGATTTCTAGCTCCTGGTGAAATTGATCCCCTCAACCGCCGCTTTGCAACTGTCCCCAAGCCTGACGTGGTGGTGCAAG TGTGCATCCTAGCGGAGTCAGAGGGGATCAAGGCTGTTCTGAGGAAGGAGGGCATCCATGTGGAGACTGTGGCCGATGTTTACCCCATCCGAGTGCAGCCTGCTCGCATCCTCAGCCACATCTACGCTCGCCTGG GTCGCAACAAGCAAATGAGCTTGACAGGACGGCCCTACCGGCACATGGGAGTGATTGGGACCTCCAAGCTCTACAACATTAGGAAGAACATCTTTGTTTTCACCCCACAG tTCGTAGACCAGCAGCAGTTCTACCTGGCACATGATAACAAGATGATTGTGGAGATGCTGAGGACAGACCTCTCATACCTCTGCAGCCGTTGGAGGATGACTGGGCGGCCCACCATCACCTTCCCCGTCTCTCAGACCATGCTCG ATGATACAGGCAGCAGCCTACACCCCACGGTGCTGGCAACACTACGGAAGCTGCAGGACGGGTATTTCGGTGGTGCAAG GATCCAGACGGGTAAGTTGTCGGAGTTCCTGACAACGTCATGCCGAACACATCTCAGCTTCATGGACTCTGGGCCGGAGG ACACATACGATGAGGTTGCGCAGTACCTGGACCACCTGCTGCAGCGCACGGTTCCCCATTCGATCCTCCCTCCCACTGCCCAGCAAGGAGGGCTGAAGCGCTTCCGTGCTGCCGTCCACACCACCCGTGACCTCATGTCCCTGGCATCCAAGGCCAAGGACCTTCAGGTCCAGA ATGTTGGGATGTACATCCCCAGCAAGATCTTCCAGGCATCCCAGCAGTCAGTAAAGTTGTTGAGCTCACCCCAACAACAAGACCAGGAAGTCAAG AGCCCTTCACTCTATGCAGAGATGAACCTGCCCCACGATGAGGCTGGCAATGTGGACTGCAAGGCACTGGTGGACCAGCTGCGCATGTGCCCCACGCTGCAGGAGCAAGCAGACATCCTCTACATGCTCCACATCCTCAA GGGGCCTGATTGGCACACGGGGCTTGAGAGTGAGCCTGGCCCCACTGTCAAGGAGCTCCTCACTGAGCTGTACGTGCGGGTGGGGGCAACACGCCAGTGGGCTCTGATCCGCTACATCTCTGGCATCCTCAAGAAAAAGGTGGAAGCTTTGGATGAG GCCTGCACAGCCCTCTTGTCTCACCAGAAGCACTTGACAGTGGGGCTGCCCCCAGAGCCACGTGAGAAGACCATCTCAGC CCCAATCCCCTATGAGGAGCTCGTTCATCTCATTGATGAAGCCAGTGAGAAGAACCTAAGCGTGTCCATCCTTACCCAG GAGATCATGGTGTACTTGGCCATGTACATCCGCACCCAGCCAGCGCTCTTCACCGATATGTTTCGAATCCGCATTGGGCTCATCATCCAGGTGATGGCAACAGAGCTGGCACACTCCCTGCGCTGCTCAG CTGGAGAAGCCACTGAGAACCTGATGAATCTCAGCCCATATAACGTGAAGAACCTCCTCTACCACATCCTCTCCGGCAAGGAATTTGGAGTGGAGAAGAGTG tgCGTTCGGTGGACTCGTTGGTCACCCCTGCTATCTCCATCTACGATGTGGAGGCTTCTGGAGCCACCAAGACTGAGCGCACTGGCATCGTCAAGCTGAAAAGTGAGCTCAAACAG CAACTGGATAAACGTAGGCAGTCTCTGCCCGGGAGTAAG CCTGGGGACGGTGACCTGCTGGCCTCTCTG ACTGCTGGACAATCGGTGCTGCTGGACAAAGGCTCCTTTTCAAGCTTACTGAGAGACCAGGGCAGTAAGGACAGCCGCCAGGGCCAGTGGAAGCGGAGACggaggctggatggggccctcaACCGTGTCCCCTTAGGATTCTACCAGAAGGTCTGGAAGGTCCTGCAGAAG TGCCATGGTCTTTCTGTGGAGGGCTTTGTTCTCCCTTCTTCAACAACCAGAGAG ATGACCCCAGGGGAAATGAAGTTTGCTGTGCACGTGGAGTCGGTCCTCAACCGCGTGCCCCAGCCGGAGTACCGGCAGCTGCTGGTAGAGACAATCTTGGTGCTGACCATGCTGGTGGATGTGGATGTGCACACCATGGGTGGCATCATACCTGTGGAAAAGATCCTGCACGCAGCCAATGACCTCTTCTATGAGGAGCAG AAAGCCCTGGGTGCTGATGACCAGATGCTGGAGAAGGATCCCTCCACGGGCATTTGTGACCTGCTGTACGACAGCGCACCGAGCGGCCGCTTCGGCACCATGACCTACCTGTCCAAGTCAGTGGCCCTGCACCTGTACGACCTCCTGCCCGGAGATGGCTGTGCCATGCAGTAG
- the PHKA1 gene encoding phosphorylase b kinase regulatory subunit alpha, skeletal muscle isoform isoform X4 gives MPGSGITSTASWPSGAWAWPTARTPTATRTRRRPTSWSSKDRGNVSRGSGYRHRCSAKSVVKLMRGLLQCMMRQVDKVEAFKYSQSTRDCLHAKYNTHTCATVVGDNEWGHLQLDATSLYLLMLAQMTASGLHIIHSLDEVNFIQNLVFYIEAAYKTADFGIWERGDKTNQGITELNASSVGMAKAALEALDELDLFGAKGGPQSVIRVLSDEVQHCQSILHSMLPRASSSKEVDASVLSVISYPAFAVEDSELVEITKQEIITKLQGRYGCCRFLRDGYRTPREDPNRSYYEPAELKLFENIECEWPLFWTYLIIDGIFSGNMEQVQEYREALEGILIKGKNGVRLVPELYSVPPDKVDEEYNNPHTVDRIPMGKLPLMWGQSLYILGCLMAEGFLAPGEIDPLNRRFATVPKPDVVVQVCILAESEGIKAVLRKEGIHVETVADVYPIRVQPARILSHIYARLGRNKQMSLTGRPYRHMGVIGTSKLYNIRKNIFVFTPQFVDQQQFYLAHDNKMIVEMLRTDLSYLCSRWRMTGRPTITFPVSQTMLDDTGSSLHPTVLATLRKLQDGYFGGARIQTGKLSEFLTTSCRTHLSFMDSGPEGKVFANSYKLGLDSFEELDPEEWLHGLQFAEDADTYDEVAQYLDHLLQRTVPHSILPPTAQQGGLKRFRAAVHTTRDLMSLASKAKDLQVQNVGMYIPSKIFQASQQSVKLLSSPQQQDQEVKSPSLYAEMNLPHDEAGNVDCKALVDQLRMCPTLQEQADILYMLHILKGPDWHTGLESEPGPTVKELLTELYVRVGATRQWALIRYISGILKKKVEALDEACTALLSHQKHLTVGLPPEPREKTISAPIPYEELVHLIDEASEKNLSVSILTQEIMVYLAMYIRTQPALFTDMFRIRIGLIIQVMATELAHSLRCSAGEATENLMNLSPYNVKNLLYHILSGKEFGVEKSVRSVDSLVTPAISIYDVEASGATKTERTGIVKLKSELKQQLDKRRQSLPGSKPGDGDLLASLTAGQSVLLDKGSFSSLLRDQGSKDSRQGQWKRRRRLDGALNRVPLGFYQKVWKVLQKCHGLSVEGFVLPSSTTREMTPGEMKFAVHVESVLNRVPQPEYRQLLVETILVLTMLVDVDVHTMGGIIPVEKILHAANDLFYEEQKALGADDQMLEKDPSTGICDLLYDSAPSGRFGTMTYLSKSVALHLYDLLPGDGCAMQ, from the exons ATGCCTGGGTCCGGGATAACGTCTACAGCATCCTGGCCGTCTGGGGCCTGGGCCTGGCCTACCGCAAGAACGCCGACCGCGACGAGGACAAGGCGAAGGCCTACGAGCTGGAGCAG CAAGGACCGTGGAAACGTTAGCAGAGGCTCTGGTTACAGGCACCGGTGTTCTGCAAAG aGCGTGGTGAAGCTGATGAGGGGGCTGCTCCAGTGCATGATGAGACAG GTAGACAAGGTGGAGGCCTTCAAGTACAGCCAGAGCACCCGGGATTGCCTGCATGCCAAGTACAACACCCACACCTGTGCCACTGTGGTGGGAGACAACGAGTGGGGGCACCTGCAGTTGGATGCCACCTCCCTCTACCTGCTGATGCTGGCTCAGATGACTGCCTCAG GCCTCCACATAATTCACAGCCTAGATGAGGTCAACTTCATCCAGAACCTTGTCTTCTATATCGAAGCAGCCTATAAGACAGCG GACTTTGGGATATGGGAACGTGGGGACAAGACGAACCAGGGGATCACTGAGTTGAATGCCAGCTCTGTCGGCATGGCTAAG GCTGCCCTGGAGGCCTTAGATGAGCTGGATCTCTTTGGAGCAAAGGGAGGCCCACAGTCTGTGATTCGAGTGCTGTCAGATGaggtgcagcactgccag TCCATCCTGCACTCGATGCTGCCAAGGGCCTCCTCATCCAAGGAGGTGGATGCCAGTGTGCTCTCTGTCATCTCCTACCCAGCCTTTGCTGTGGAAGACAGCGAGCTGGTGGAAATTACCAAGCAAGAGATCATCACAAAGCTGCag GGGCGCTACGGCTGCTGTCGCTTCCTCCGTGACGGATACAGGACCCCCAGAGAG GATCCCAACCGCTCCTACTATGAACCTGCAGAGCTGAAGCTCTTTGAGAACATCGAGTGTGAGTGGCCTTTGTTCTGGACATACCTGATCATTGATGGGATTTTCAGTGGAAACATGGAGCAG gtgcaagagTATCGGGAGGCCCTTGAGGGGATTCTCATCAAGGGGAAGAACGGGGTGCGTCTGGTGCCAGAGCTGTACAGTGTACCGCCAGACAAG GTGGATGAGGAATACAACAACCCCCACACTGTGGACAGGATACCCATGGGCAAGCTGCCACTCATGTGGGGCCAGTCCCTCTACATCCTGGGCTGCCTGATGGCTGAG gGATTTCTAGCTCCTGGTGAAATTGATCCCCTCAACCGCCGCTTTGCAACTGTCCCCAAGCCTGACGTGGTGGTGCAAG TGTGCATCCTAGCGGAGTCAGAGGGGATCAAGGCTGTTCTGAGGAAGGAGGGCATCCATGTGGAGACTGTGGCCGATGTTTACCCCATCCGAGTGCAGCCTGCTCGCATCCTCAGCCACATCTACGCTCGCCTGG GTCGCAACAAGCAAATGAGCTTGACAGGACGGCCCTACCGGCACATGGGAGTGATTGGGACCTCCAAGCTCTACAACATTAGGAAGAACATCTTTGTTTTCACCCCACAG tTCGTAGACCAGCAGCAGTTCTACCTGGCACATGATAACAAGATGATTGTGGAGATGCTGAGGACAGACCTCTCATACCTCTGCAGCCGTTGGAGGATGACTGGGCGGCCCACCATCACCTTCCCCGTCTCTCAGACCATGCTCG ATGATACAGGCAGCAGCCTACACCCCACGGTGCTGGCAACACTACGGAAGCTGCAGGACGGGTATTTCGGTGGTGCAAG GATCCAGACGGGTAAGTTGTCGGAGTTCCTGACAACGTCATGCCGAACACATCTCAGCTTCATGGACTCTGGGCCGGAGGGTAAGGTCTTTGCCAACAGTTACAAGCTCGGCCTTGACAGCTTTGAGGAGCTAGACCCTGAGGAGTGGCTGCATGGCTTGCAGTTTGCAGAGGATG CAGACACATACGATGAGGTTGCGCAGTACCTGGACCACCTGCTGCAGCGCACGGTTCCCCATTCGATCCTCCCTCCCACTGCCCAGCAAGGAGGGCTGAAGCGCTTCCGTGCTGCCGTCCACACCACCCGTGACCTCATGTCCCTGGCATCCAAGGCCAAGGACCTTCAGGTCCAGA ATGTTGGGATGTACATCCCCAGCAAGATCTTCCAGGCATCCCAGCAGTCAGTAAAGTTGTTGAGCTCACCCCAACAACAAGACCAGGAAGTCAAG AGCCCTTCACTCTATGCAGAGATGAACCTGCCCCACGATGAGGCTGGCAATGTGGACTGCAAGGCACTGGTGGACCAGCTGCGCATGTGCCCCACGCTGCAGGAGCAAGCAGACATCCTCTACATGCTCCACATCCTCAA GGGGCCTGATTGGCACACGGGGCTTGAGAGTGAGCCTGGCCCCACTGTCAAGGAGCTCCTCACTGAGCTGTACGTGCGGGTGGGGGCAACACGCCAGTGGGCTCTGATCCGCTACATCTCTGGCATCCTCAAGAAAAAGGTGGAAGCTTTGGATGAG GCCTGCACAGCCCTCTTGTCTCACCAGAAGCACTTGACAGTGGGGCTGCCCCCAGAGCCACGTGAGAAGACCATCTCAGC CCCAATCCCCTATGAGGAGCTCGTTCATCTCATTGATGAAGCCAGTGAGAAGAACCTAAGCGTGTCCATCCTTACCCAG GAGATCATGGTGTACTTGGCCATGTACATCCGCACCCAGCCAGCGCTCTTCACCGATATGTTTCGAATCCGCATTGGGCTCATCATCCAGGTGATGGCAACAGAGCTGGCACACTCCCTGCGCTGCTCAG CTGGAGAAGCCACTGAGAACCTGATGAATCTCAGCCCATATAACGTGAAGAACCTCCTCTACCACATCCTCTCCGGCAAGGAATTTGGAGTGGAGAAGAGTG tgCGTTCGGTGGACTCGTTGGTCACCCCTGCTATCTCCATCTACGATGTGGAGGCTTCTGGAGCCACCAAGACTGAGCGCACTGGCATCGTCAAGCTGAAAAGTGAGCTCAAACAG CAACTGGATAAACGTAGGCAGTCTCTGCCCGGGAGTAAG CCTGGGGACGGTGACCTGCTGGCCTCTCTG ACTGCTGGACAATCGGTGCTGCTGGACAAAGGCTCCTTTTCAAGCTTACTGAGAGACCAGGGCAGTAAGGACAGCCGCCAGGGCCAGTGGAAGCGGAGACggaggctggatggggccctcaACCGTGTCCCCTTAGGATTCTACCAGAAGGTCTGGAAGGTCCTGCAGAAG TGCCATGGTCTTTCTGTGGAGGGCTTTGTTCTCCCTTCTTCAACAACCAGAGAG ATGACCCCAGGGGAAATGAAGTTTGCTGTGCACGTGGAGTCGGTCCTCAACCGCGTGCCCCAGCCGGAGTACCGGCAGCTGCTGGTAGAGACAATCTTGGTGCTGACCATGCTGGTGGATGTGGATGTGCACACCATGGGTGGCATCATACCTGTGGAAAAGATCCTGCACGCAGCCAATGACCTCTTCTATGAGGAGCAG AAAGCCCTGGGTGCTGATGACCAGATGCTGGAGAAGGATCCCTCCACGGGCATTTGTGACCTGCTGTACGACAGCGCACCGAGCGGCCGCTTCGGCACCATGACCTACCTGTCCAAGTCAGTGGCCCTGCACCTGTACGACCTCCTGCCCGGAGATGGCTGTGCCATGCAGTAG